A genomic window from Brassica oleracea var. oleracea cultivar TO1000 chromosome C8, BOL, whole genome shotgun sequence includes:
- the LOC106310512 gene encoding dehydration-responsive protein RD22, whose product MASLRFSVTFPALFSLLLSLWVVDACTSRKLISNNEQEGQNISHLFKDGEFEDPTMYMFFKISDLKLGTKLPIYFNKNDLRKVPPLLTRQEADLIPFSESNLDFLLNHFSISKDSPQGEAMKETLQRCDFKAIEGEYKFCGTSLESMLDLAKKTIASNADLKVMTTKVMVPDQNRISYALHNYTFAEVPKELDGIKVLGCHRMPYPYVVYYCHGHKSGTKVFEVNLMSDDGIQLVVGPAVCHMDTSMWNADHVAFKVLKIEPRSAPVCHFFPLDNIVWVSK is encoded by the exons ATGGCTTCTTTGCGATTCTCTGTCACCTTCCCCGCCCTCTTCTCCCTCCTCCTCTCTCTG TGGGTCGTGGACGCATGCACGTCAAGAAAGCTGATATCAAACAATGAACAAGAAGGTCAAAATATCAGCCATTTGTTTAAAGATGGTGAATTCGAGGATCCTACTATGTACATGTTTTTCAAAATCAGTGATCTTAAATTAGGAACCAAGTTGCCCATTTACTTCAACAAAAACGATCTTCGAAAAGTTCCTCCACTTCTCACAAGACAAGAAGCTGATCTCATCCCTTTCAGTGAGTCTAACCTTGACTTCCTTCTCAACCACTTCTCTATCTCCAAAGACTCTCCTCAAGGGGAAGCCATGAAGGAGACTTTGCAACGTTGTGATTTCAAAGCTATTGAAGGAGAGTATAAGTTTTGTGGTACTTCTTTGGAGTCAATGCTTGATCTTGCCAAGAAAACAATAGCGTCTAATGCTGATCTCAAGGTCATGACGACTAAAGTAATGGTACCGGACCAAAATAGAATAAGCTATGCTTTGCATAACTATACATTCGCGGAGGTTCCTAAGGAGCTAGATGGGATTAAGGTCTTGGGGTGTCATAGAATGCCATACCCTTATGTAGTTTACTATTGCCATGGTCATAAAAGTGGAACCAAAGTATTTGAGGTTAATCTGATGAGTGACGATGGGATACAACTAGTTGTGGGACCTGCGGTTTGCCACATGGATACGTCGATGTGGAACGCTGATCATGTGGCTTTTAAGGTGTTGAAGATAGAGCCGAGGTCCGCACCGGTTTGTCACTTCTTCCCTCTTGATAATATTGTGTGGGTATCAAAGTAG